The Apibacter raozihei DNA segment GACAGTTTGTAGTTTCAGATTTTGATAAGTTCGATCACATATACGTAATGGATCATGCTAATAATAGCGATATACTCTTCAAGGCAAGAAAAGAATCTGATAAGAAAAAAGTAAAACTTATTATGTCTGAATTTGAAGATAAGGAAAAATCCAGAAAAAGTATTCCGGATCCTTATTATGGAGATATGCTTGATTTTGAAAGAGTGTTTCAACAACTAGATGAAGTTTGTACTATAATTGCTGAAAAACTCTTAAAAAACCAATAATTTAATTTTTTTATTAACCATTGATTGCTTCTACGGCTTCTACTTCATTAGGTAACATTTCTTTAAGAAGACTTTCTATTCCGTTTTTTAAAGTTATTGTAGAGGAAGGACATCCGCTACATGCTCCCTGAAGCACCATATGAGCTGTTTTGGTTTCTTCATCAAAAGATATAAGATCTATATTCCCACCGTCTCCGGATACAGCAGGTAAAACATATTCATCTAAAATTTCTTTAATTTTCTTTTCAATATCAGTAAACTCCTTATTAGCAGTTGCTACAGGTTTAAATGTTGAAAAATTTTTGATTGTGCTAATCTCTTTTCCTTCTCTGAAGTATTCTGAAAGATTATATCTGATTTCCATTGATATATCCTCCCAATCAGTATCGGGTGTCTTTGTGATTGATACAAAATTATCTGAAATAAATACTTCTTTTACATACGGAAATTTAAACAGGTATTGAGCTAAAGGAACTTCAGAAGCTTCATCTGGATTTTTTATCTCAATAATGCCTTCTATAAGTATTTTGTTAGTTACAAATTTTCGTACCGTGTTATTTGGAGTCATTTCAACATATACTGATACCGGCGCTGTCTGCGTTTTTAAAACTACTGAAGGATTCGCTAATAGTTCATCGGCAATTAATTCCTTAATTTCGTCTGAAACCATCTCCCACTCTACCATATCATTTTTTTGAATAGCAATAAAATTCGCTGTAATAAAAATATGAGTAATAAATGGAAGTTGTAACAGCTCCTGTGCTAATGGAATATCTGCTGCTTGCGATAAATCTGAAATTTCATAGCTTCCCTCTACTAATGTTCTTGGAACTACAAACTTTATTATATTTTTATTAGGTGTATTTTCTACTTTTATATCCATTCCTTTTTAATTATTTAACAAAAATACATAACTTGCGCCAACTTTAGAACTTTATGCAATAACATTAACATATGGCTTTATTAAAAAAATTGTTAGACAAAGCTCCTTCTATGGGCAAAGACTGCTTTCTAGCTGAAACTTGTGTTATCATCGGTGATGTTATTATGGGAGATCAGTGCTCTATATGGTACAATGCCGTTATCAGGGGAGATGTCAATCATATCAGAATGGGTAATAAAGTTAATATCCAGGATAATGCTATGATACATTGCACATATCAGAAGTATCCCACATATATAGGTAACAATGTTTCGGTTGGACATAACGCTATCGTTCACGGATGTACAATTCATGACAATGTATTAATCGGTATGGGGTCTATAGTTATGGATAATGTAGTAGTTGAAAGTAATTCCATTGTAGCTGCCGGTGCTATTGTAACTCAAGGTAAACTGGTAAAATCAGGAGAAATTTGGGGAGGAATACCCGCAAAAAAAATTGGAGAGGTTTCTGAAAATTTACAAGAGGGTGAAATAAAAAGAATAGCTAATAATTATATAAAATACAGTAATTGGTATCGTGTACATGAGGAAGATGAAGATGAAAATGGTATATAAAACTTCATATAATTGAATACCCAAAAACTTGTTTTATCGTTTTGGGTATCCAAATTTTTCTTTACTACTTTCTTTTAGTTATTGTATGTAGTACTTCTCCCTTACTGTTAATGAAATATAATTTTAATTCATCTGCGTCTGCAGAAACTAACGAAAACCCTGCATCAGGACTACAAAATACAGTGCCTTCTATAGCTTTTACTTTTCTGCTTTTAGATGCTGAGGTGTTTACAACGTAATCTATATCTGTTCCTTTTAGCTTTATATGCTGAAAATTATGTATATGTCCAGATACATACATATCTACTTTATACTTTCTAAGTATTGGATCCACTCGCTTTTGCATATCTGCTCTTTCTTCATCATCTTTAGGGGTTTGCGCATATATAGGGTGATGTCCTATCACCAGTTTCCACTTTTCTTTTGATGTTTTTAGAGTATTTTCCAGCCATTCTGTTTGTTTTTCAATACTTTGATTAACTGCATCTGGATATTTTTCTGTTTCCTTCCTGTATTTATCTATCAACGGAGTGGTATCCAGATAAATAATACGAATAGATTCATTATTATTTAATGTATACACTTGCGTATAATATCTGGCTGGCATTACCCATCTGCGACTCACCTTAGTGTAATCAAGAACGGCCTGTGTATTTCCTCTATATTCATGATTTCCTAGCAATGGATACCATTGAATCATCAGCTCCGGATGTGAATAAATTAATTCGTAATTGGTCATCCATAAAGGATCATTTATACTGGCCACGCCATCAAAATGATGAACATCTCCGGGAGCTGAAATAAATTCAATATTTATATTTTCAGCCATTTGTCCCATTAATTCTGCAATGGGTTTTTGCTCATAATATCCATTTCTACCTAAATCATTTGCTATGTAAAAATTAAAATGTTTTTTTGTTTGTTCTTCCAGATTTTGTTGTCCAAAACAAAATTGAATCGATACTAAAAGTATCAGCAGGCTTTTTACTTGTTTTTTTATGTTCATTTTGATTATATTTTAAAAATCATATTTAACTCCGAAATTATATGAAGCTTTATAATATTCTAATTGCTGTACTCTGGATTTAATTCCCTGATAGTATCTTAAGGGCTGGTTAGTTAAATTATTTGCTTCTATAAAGATTCTGAATTTTGGGGTGACCTTAAATGTAGCATTCGCATCTACAAACATTTGCTGATCGTAATAACTGTCGTTAAAATCATCAGCTCCCAAAACATCAAGATAATCTGAGGTGTAATTTAAGGAAACCCGAGCAGAAAAACGTTTATTTTCCCATGAAAGTGAAGCATTTACCATATGTGGTGCTGAGCCGGGTAATTGCATATCTTTTCTTTCGATTCCATCACTATTCGTTATCCCTTTGGCTTGTGAATGTGTGTAGGTATAATTTAGATATACATTGAAATTTCTTAAAAATTCCGTAGGTAAAAAATCAAGTTTTCTCTGCACCGAAATTTCTACACCATAAACATCAACACTTTTTCCATTTCTTGATAGAGTATAAACCCAGCTTTCATCCGTAGGAACCGGATTAGTTACTCCGGGATAATCATTTGAAAAATTGTCAGACGTATAGTTTATATTTCTGTATTTATATATAAAATCCTTAAGGTTTTTATAAAAAAATCCTGCTGAGATGATACCTACAGATTTAAAGTAGTATTCTCCCATAAA contains these protein-coding regions:
- a CDS encoding low molecular weight protein-tyrosine-phosphatase, whose product is MKILMVCLGNICRSPMAEGILKSKLPENFEVDSAGIADYHVNDKPDKRAIEICKKNNIDISHSRGRQFVVSDFDKFDHIYVMDHANNSDILFKARKESDKKKVKLIMSEFEDKEKSRKSIPDPYYGDMLDFERVFQQLDEVCTIIAEKLLKNQ
- a CDS encoding NifU family protein encodes the protein MDIKVENTPNKNIIKFVVPRTLVEGSYEISDLSQAADIPLAQELLQLPFITHIFITANFIAIQKNDMVEWEMVSDEIKELIADELLANPSVVLKTQTAPVSVYVEMTPNNTVRKFVTNKILIEGIIEIKNPDEASEVPLAQYLFKFPYVKEVFISDNFVSITKTPDTDWEDISMEIRYNLSEYFREGKEISTIKNFSTFKPVATANKEFTDIEKKIKEILDEYVLPAVSGDGGNIDLISFDEETKTAHMVLQGACSGCPSSTITLKNGIESLLKEMLPNEVEAVEAING
- a CDS encoding gamma carbonic anhydrase family protein; protein product: MALLKKLLDKAPSMGKDCFLAETCVIIGDVIMGDQCSIWYNAVIRGDVNHIRMGNKVNIQDNAMIHCTYQKYPTYIGNNVSVGHNAIVHGCTIHDNVLIGMGSIVMDNVVVESNSIVAAGAIVTQGKLVKSGEIWGGIPAKKIGEVSENLQEGEIKRIANNYIKYSNWYRVHEEDEDENGI
- a CDS encoding metallophosphoesterase — translated: MNIKKQVKSLLILLVSIQFCFGQQNLEEQTKKHFNFYIANDLGRNGYYEQKPIAELMGQMAENINIEFISAPGDVHHFDGVASINDPLWMTNYELIYSHPELMIQWYPLLGNHEYRGNTQAVLDYTKVSRRWVMPARYYTQVYTLNNNESIRIIYLDTTPLIDKYRKETEKYPDAVNQSIEKQTEWLENTLKTSKEKWKLVIGHHPIYAQTPKDDEERADMQKRVDPILRKYKVDMYVSGHIHNFQHIKLKGTDIDYVVNTSASKSRKVKAIEGTVFCSPDAGFSLVSADADELKLYFINSKGEVLHTITKRK